Proteins encoded together in one Catenulispora sp. EB89 window:
- a CDS encoding condensation domain-containing protein has protein sequence MTTVPVSSGLSSGPSSESSSDLSSGPSSDSFSDSLASLVASTQTIDVPFSGDDAGSGGLNWGQQHIFGAIRNLGSSMNMCALRELPPTATVEDFADELRFYLNRFQAMRTLLRFEAGRPPIQVVHASGTAPLRILDIDPAADLDAALAALVAEHEERNFDDEHEYPIRMVLIRRAGVLTHLLTVLNHFATDGAGAFAMYEDFLHRDPVTGQARGPVPTHPLDLTVQQATPAGRRQSDASLRYWERQLAALPRRRPTAAVPETGSRYRRATLRSVPLLLGATRIAHRLDCDVSAVVLGLFATALARLTGEQPTAAQMLVSNRFRPGMADIVGNVSQSGLFVVDVADTTVDDVIERAQRAVTRTYKYAYFDLEQWKTLLAAVERERGEELALCYYNDRPSQRSGTAPGPEPSVEAVTAAAATPAPVVWSTLPFFNERLMVTIDNVPDDDDAVTVLVSADTWHVTSEDMETLARTMESLAVAAACDPATATGVGAAAEAKPVG, from the coding sequence ATGACCACGGTCCCGGTGTCTTCGGGCCTGTCCTCGGGGCCGTCCTCGGAGTCGTCTTCGGACTTGTCCTCGGGGCCGTCCTCGGACTCTTTCTCGGACTCCCTGGCGTCCCTCGTCGCATCGACTCAGACCATTGATGTGCCGTTCTCCGGCGACGACGCCGGCAGCGGCGGCCTGAACTGGGGCCAGCAGCACATCTTCGGCGCGATCCGGAACCTCGGCTCGTCGATGAACATGTGCGCGCTGCGCGAGCTGCCGCCGACGGCGACCGTCGAGGACTTCGCCGACGAGCTCCGCTTCTACCTGAACCGCTTCCAGGCCATGCGGACCCTGCTGCGCTTCGAGGCGGGCCGTCCCCCGATCCAGGTGGTCCACGCCTCCGGCACGGCCCCGCTGCGGATCCTCGACATCGACCCCGCCGCCGACCTCGACGCGGCTCTGGCGGCGCTCGTCGCAGAACACGAAGAACGCAACTTCGACGACGAGCACGAGTACCCGATCCGCATGGTCCTGATACGCCGGGCCGGCGTCCTGACGCACCTGCTGACCGTCCTGAACCACTTCGCGACCGACGGCGCCGGCGCCTTCGCGATGTACGAGGACTTCCTGCACCGCGACCCGGTGACCGGCCAGGCCCGCGGCCCGGTGCCGACCCACCCGCTGGACCTGACCGTCCAGCAGGCCACCCCCGCCGGCCGCCGGCAGAGCGACGCGTCGCTGCGCTACTGGGAGCGTCAGCTGGCCGCGCTGCCGAGAAGACGACCGACCGCGGCGGTGCCCGAGACGGGATCCCGCTACCGCAGGGCGACGCTGCGGTCGGTTCCCCTGCTGCTCGGGGCGACCCGCATCGCGCACCGCCTGGACTGCGACGTCTCCGCCGTCGTCCTCGGCCTGTTCGCGACGGCGCTGGCCCGCCTGACCGGCGAGCAGCCGACCGCCGCGCAGATGCTGGTGAGCAACCGCTTCCGGCCCGGCATGGCCGACATCGTCGGCAACGTCAGCCAGAGCGGCCTGTTCGTGGTGGACGTCGCGGACACGACGGTGGACGACGTGATCGAGCGCGCGCAGCGTGCGGTGACGCGCACGTACAAGTACGCGTACTTCGACCTGGAGCAGTGGAAGACGCTGCTGGCCGCGGTCGAACGCGAGCGCGGGGAGGAGCTGGCGCTGTGCTACTACAACGACCGGCCCTCGCAGCGCAGCGGCACCGCCCCGGGCCCGGAGCCGAGCGTCGAGGCGGTGACGGCGGCCGCGGCGACGCCGGCGCCGGTGGTGTGGAGCACGCTGCCGTTCTTCAACGAGCGGCTGATGGTCACGATCGACAACGTGCCCGATGACGACGACGCGGTCACGGTGCTGGTGTCGGCGGACACGTGGCACGTGACGAGTGAGGACATGGAGACGCTGGCCCGGACGATGGAGTCGCTGGCCGTCGCAGCGGCCTGCGATCCGGCGACGGCGACCGGGGTGGGGGCGGCCGCCGAGGCGAAGCCTGTGGGGTGA
- a CDS encoding lanthionine synthetase LanC family protein, producing the protein MSEATAGRRRRTDENWVHRVDPRMPGVAHGWKLHVSARPATLEEVVARVLPLLDEYVCHVKYARTPEILRALNSGFRSPGAVGKAVTVYPAPGTVVEIASALVEALNGIDGPRVLSDMRVSPSAPVYYRYGPFEATYRTGSGGRLESVMIGPDGQGFDGLATGHYRCPPWAVDPFRSDASDARPDRTSASLAGGRYEITAGIVRAAHGNVYRAIDRARNTRVVLKQARAFVAEDDFELDARHRLRHERLVLEQLDGIDGIPRFVDYFEHAGDEFLVLADCGGRDLRREVLEHGPYRSGDPDRDPLALADRLAALLDEVHRRGVVVRDLKPNNVVLDAAGRPHLVDFGISALDGLGPGGGTLGYRPPGHAQDDADVPDPADDLYALGVTLGFAATGLEPVLIDDDAAVNRDRTLAGLEAADVAPAVSRRIRTLMNVSDAGHLPPIPDGDLLDEIIEDAVAYCAQAARDTVREGSGPTDLYAGSSGLGWELLQHRDRPGVADVVELLARWTARQARDLSASLYSGRMGVALFLQQAGLPYDHDGLLPRGRLDGGPPEADLIEGAAGIGLGHLRLADAFVSAAYSGVRDFHLAGAAECHRLITSGIATLTPTDAAKPGNAALAAGIAHGDAGVAYFLAEYSRAVGAGAGFGVGVETEVGAGVRGAGDAAHVEALAAARAACDRLAALIPGLLARALAPDGSRRYGSWCRGLAGIGSVLIRAAECVGELRYLELADQCADACVRIAPRMPQVVQCCGLAGVGDFLIDLAEATGDERRWDEAALIARLILARSGGTWSQPVFPDVELTRSSAGWAGGTSGVLGFLRRLRHRGGNRLATTSRQLM; encoded by the coding sequence ATGAGCGAAGCCACCGCGGGCCGCCGGAGGCGGACCGACGAGAACTGGGTGCACCGTGTCGATCCGCGGATGCCCGGGGTGGCGCACGGCTGGAAGCTGCACGTCTCGGCCCGCCCGGCGACACTGGAGGAGGTCGTAGCCCGCGTCCTGCCGCTGCTGGACGAGTACGTGTGCCACGTGAAGTACGCGCGGACCCCGGAGATCCTCCGAGCCCTCAACTCCGGGTTCCGCAGCCCTGGCGCGGTCGGCAAGGCCGTCACGGTCTACCCGGCCCCCGGCACCGTCGTCGAGATCGCTTCCGCCTTGGTCGAGGCGTTGAACGGGATCGACGGTCCGCGCGTTCTGAGTGACATGCGGGTATCGCCCTCCGCTCCGGTCTACTACCGCTACGGGCCCTTCGAGGCCACCTACCGCACCGGGTCCGGCGGACGCCTGGAATCGGTGATGATCGGCCCTGACGGACAGGGCTTCGACGGCCTGGCCACCGGGCACTACCGGTGTCCGCCGTGGGCGGTCGACCCGTTCCGGTCCGACGCGTCGGACGCGCGGCCGGACCGCACCTCCGCCTCGCTGGCCGGCGGCCGGTACGAGATCACCGCCGGGATCGTGCGCGCGGCGCACGGCAACGTCTACCGTGCGATCGACCGCGCCCGGAACACGCGGGTCGTGCTGAAGCAGGCGCGCGCCTTCGTCGCGGAGGACGACTTCGAGCTGGACGCGCGGCACCGGCTGCGCCACGAGCGCCTGGTCCTGGAGCAGCTGGACGGGATCGACGGGATCCCGCGGTTCGTCGACTACTTCGAGCACGCCGGCGACGAGTTCCTGGTGCTGGCCGACTGCGGTGGCCGGGATCTGCGGCGCGAGGTCCTGGAGCACGGGCCCTACCGGTCCGGCGACCCGGATCGCGATCCGCTCGCGCTGGCCGACCGGTTGGCCGCGCTGCTGGACGAGGTGCACCGGCGCGGTGTGGTCGTACGGGACCTCAAGCCGAACAACGTGGTCCTGGACGCCGCGGGGCGTCCGCACCTCGTCGACTTCGGGATCAGCGCGCTGGACGGCCTCGGACCCGGCGGCGGCACACTCGGCTACCGGCCGCCGGGTCATGCGCAGGACGACGCCGACGTTCCCGACCCGGCCGACGACCTCTACGCGCTCGGCGTCACCCTGGGCTTCGCCGCCACCGGTCTGGAGCCGGTCCTCATCGACGACGACGCCGCGGTCAACCGCGACCGGACGCTCGCCGGTCTGGAGGCGGCCGACGTCGCGCCCGCGGTGTCCAGGCGTATCCGGACTCTGATGAACGTCTCCGACGCCGGCCACCTGCCGCCGATCCCGGACGGCGACCTGCTCGACGAGATCATCGAGGACGCGGTCGCGTACTGCGCGCAAGCCGCGCGGGACACGGTCCGGGAAGGCTCGGGGCCGACCGATCTGTACGCCGGGAGCTCCGGGCTCGGCTGGGAACTGCTCCAGCACCGGGACCGGCCGGGCGTCGCGGACGTCGTCGAGCTGTTGGCGCGCTGGACGGCGCGGCAGGCCCGGGACCTGTCCGCCAGCCTGTACTCCGGACGGATGGGCGTGGCGTTGTTCCTCCAGCAGGCCGGTCTGCCCTACGACCACGACGGCCTGCTCCCGCGCGGACGGCTCGACGGAGGGCCGCCGGAGGCCGATCTCATCGAAGGTGCGGCGGGCATCGGACTCGGTCATCTCCGGCTCGCGGACGCCTTCGTTTCGGCGGCGTACAGCGGGGTTCGGGACTTCCACCTAGCCGGTGCCGCCGAATGCCACCGGCTCATCACCAGCGGGATCGCGACGCTCACCCCGACCGACGCGGCCAAGCCCGGCAACGCGGCGCTCGCGGCGGGGATCGCGCACGGGGACGCGGGGGTCGCCTACTTCCTCGCCGAGTACAGCCGGGCTGTCGGGGCTGGGGCCGGGTTCGGCGTCGGGGTTGAGACCGAGGTCGGTGCAGGGGTCCGAGGCGCTGGAGACGCGGCGCACGTTGAAGCGCTGGCCGCGGCCCGCGCGGCCTGCGACCGTCTCGCGGCCCTGATACCCGGGCTCCTGGCCCGGGCACTGGCCCCCGACGGCTCACGGCGTTACGGCTCGTGGTGCCGGGGGCTGGCCGGGATCGGCAGCGTGCTGATTCGGGCGGCGGAGTGTGTCGGTGAGCTGAGATACCTTGAACTCGCTGATCAGTGTGCTGACGCCTGCGTCCGGATCGCGCCGCGGATGCCACAGGTGGTCCAGTGCTGCGGTCTGGCCGGCGTCGGGGACTTCCTCATCGACCTGGCCGAGGCCACCGGGGACGAGCGCCGGTGGGACGAGGCAGCGCTGATCGCCCGGCTGATCCTGGCCCGCAGCGGGGGAACCTGGTCACAGCCGGTTTTCCCTGATGTCGAACTTACGCGGAGCAGTGCAGGCTGGGCTGGAGGCACGTCGGGCGTGCTGGGCTTTCTGCGGCGGCTGCGCCACCGCGGCGGGAATCGGCTGGCCACCACGTCGCGACAGCTGATGTGA
- a CDS encoding helix-turn-helix domain-containing protein, whose product MTERATLRHRRIGAALRAHRVNAGLTLERVAHRLTPADAMSAAKISRIENGQYAVNPHDVRALCRVYDLDASTTDELVEQASQALRRTWWQEGEAGSLPAPFQRYLEYEDTCVALDVFAPVFVPDILQTAAYTRMLIAGLWPDKNPGERQALASVLTRRQTRLAVEAGPRVQVVLDAHAVLRSWGDRSVAVRQAAYLLEVSRHPRTEVRVIPDGRVYPGAHTGFTLMTLGSGEKQARPSRQVKHVPKQGAPATKPAEHVGFVGGVVGWCLVDGGDEIDRYTLTFEQQRAAALGPEETRRWLRLAIKSMGGVG is encoded by the coding sequence ATGACCGAACGCGCGACTCTGCGGCACCGTAGGATCGGGGCCGCCCTGCGGGCCCACCGCGTGAACGCCGGACTCACCCTGGAACGGGTGGCCCACCGGCTCACTCCGGCCGACGCCATGTCGGCGGCGAAGATCTCCCGCATCGAGAACGGACAGTACGCCGTCAACCCGCACGACGTGCGGGCCCTGTGCCGGGTCTACGACCTGGACGCCTCGACCACCGACGAGCTGGTCGAGCAGGCTTCGCAGGCGCTGCGGCGCACATGGTGGCAGGAGGGCGAGGCCGGCTCGTTGCCGGCGCCGTTCCAGCGCTACCTGGAGTACGAGGACACGTGCGTCGCCCTCGACGTGTTCGCGCCGGTGTTCGTGCCGGACATCCTGCAGACCGCGGCCTATACCAGAATGTTGATAGCAGGGCTCTGGCCCGACAAGAACCCCGGCGAGCGCCAGGCGCTGGCCTCGGTGCTGACCCGGCGCCAGACCCGGCTCGCGGTCGAGGCCGGGCCGCGGGTGCAGGTGGTGCTGGACGCGCACGCGGTGCTGCGCAGCTGGGGCGACCGGTCGGTCGCGGTGCGGCAGGCCGCGTATTTGCTGGAGGTCTCCCGGCATCCGCGCACCGAGGTCCGGGTGATCCCGGACGGCCGGGTGTATCCGGGTGCGCACACCGGATTCACGCTGATGACGCTCGGCTCGGGGGAGAAGCAGGCCCGGCCGTCACGGCAGGTCAAGCACGTCCCCAAACAGGGCGCGCCGGCGACCAAGCCGGCCGAGCACGTGGGGTTCGTCGGGGGCGTCGTCGGCTGGTGCCTGGTCGACGGCGGTGACGAGATAGACCGGTACACGCTCACCTTCGAACAGCAGCGCGCCGCCGCGCTCGGCCCCGAGGAGACCCGCAGATGGCTGCGGCTGGCGATCAAGAGCATGGGCGGCGTGGGATGA